A single region of the Brassica rapa cultivar Chiifu-401-42 chromosome A03, CAAS_Brap_v3.01, whole genome shotgun sequence genome encodes:
- the LOC103859815 gene encoding F-box/kelch-repeat protein At3g16740 — translation MTMISDLPHDLVENVLSRLPLMTSTRKVRSTCKRWNALSKDPDFTKRFVKGLSRLIIMRSEFRIWLMSVDFQGSLNNKDDFVAPYVKEGKLTSLNNSDPQISKVFHCNGLLLCSTKDMRRLVVWNPYLGQTRRIKPRIAFHKRDIYALGYDVNKNQKILRFLDDNTTFRNPYFVYEIYDLKSSSWRVLDVNADWEIDYYHRGLSLKGSAYFFAKEKMEWDGEEGEEGEEEIDVTDQETFLLCFDFTRERFGPRLPLPFHSHAEETVALSSVREEQLAVLYQGDSSCLVEIWVTNRIEPNAVSWSKLFLSVDIETLFGPHLLHFAGGSFIIDEEQKLAVIFDKDEEEMYNKAYLIGENGCYKTLDLQEDTYHRAETGEFTSMPLVCSYFPTSVKIQQRARRGKRKERDY, via the coding sequence ATGACGATGATCTCTGATCTTCCACATGATTTGGTAGAGAATGTACTATCGAGGCTTCCCCTGATGACATCTACCCGAAAGGTGCGCTCTACATGCAAACGGTGGAACGCTTTATCTAAGGATCCCGACTTTACAAAACGCTTTGTTAAAGGGTTGTCAAGGCTGATAATCATGAGATCTGAATTTAGGATTTGGTTAATGAGCGTCGATTTCCAAGGTAGCCTCAACAATAAGGACGACTTTGTTGCTCCATATGTTAAAGAAGGTAAACTTACTAGCCTAAACAATTCAGATCCCCAGATATCAAAAGTTTTTCACTGCAACGGGTTACTCTTATGCTCGACCAAAGACATGCGTAGGCTCGTTGTTTGGAACCCGTACTTGGGACAAACTAGGCGGATCAAACCCAGGATAGCTTTCCACAAACGCGACATCTATGCTCTCGGTTACGACGTAAACAAGAACCAAAAAATATTGAGGTTTTTGGATGATAACACTACATTTAGAAACCCCTATTTTGTATATGAGATATACGATTTAAAGTCTAGCTCATGGAGGGTTCTTGATGTCAATGCTGACTGGGAGATAGATTATTATCATCGTGGATTGTCTTTGAAGGGAAGTGCTTACTTTTTTGCTAAAGAAAAAATGGAATGGGatggagaagaaggagaagaaggagaagaagaaatagatgtaACAGACCAAGAGACGTTTCTGCtttgttttgattttacaaGAGAGAGATTTGGACCGCGTCTGCCTCTGCCGTTTCACTCTCATGCTGAAGAAACTGTGGCCCTCTCTAGTGTTAGAGAAGAGCAGCTTGCGGTGTTATATCAGGGGGATTCATCGTGTCTAGTAGAGATATGGGTTACAAATAGAATTGAGCCTAATGCAGTGTCATGGAGCAAGTTGTTTTTATCAGTGGATATTGAAACACTCTTTGGTCCCCATCTGCTTCATTTTGCCGGTGGGAGTTTCATCATTGACGAGGAACAAAAACTCGCAGTGATTTTTGATAAAGACGAAGAAGAAATGTACAATAAAGCTTACCTAATTGGGGAGAATGGATGCTACAAAACATTGGATCTCCAAGAGGATACATACCACCGAGCAGAAACTGGAGAATTCACTAGTATGCCACTCGTGTGCTCTTATTTTCCTACATCGGTG